A single region of the Anas platyrhynchos isolate ZD024472 breed Pekin duck chromosome 6, IASCAAS_PekinDuck_T2T, whole genome shotgun sequence genome encodes:
- the LOC140002845 gene encoding inositol 1,4,5-trisphosphate receptor-interacting protein-like 1, which translates to MQQRAEELQARMTQLLLEIEQIEQEHGWARVGTLLLSLLQQWQFWVLTGEILLFFVLCRMLMKFCRELRSATKKGVSRSKEDDSSEEDPDDILDACRFLNESLQWPVRSLEQTCMVVEELVINLLAACQGLPRNKFMPQLQPAIAVGSASGPTECDTIYRLLVPLNPPPGHAFHLELGTEGERLARNSCIRVELQCLCIRERMLGDVLCFLHRPQHELKNQDPSLLDTLCCGSYLDVQKTAKWFQELVAEAWEAVPQSARLKLTMLPSTRFCKFNLTKGSNKSLSIELMLGVKQDDSDTYLTFE; encoded by the coding sequence ATGCAGCAgcgtgcagaggagctgcaggctcgCATGacgcagctgctgctggaaatcGAGCAGATTGAGCAGGAGCATGGCTGGGCGCGTGTGGGAACCCTGCTCCTGtcgctgctgcagcagtggcagTTCTGGGTCCTGACCGGAGAGATCCTCCTGTTCTTTGTGCTCTGCCGCATGCTCATGAAATTCTGCCGTGAGCTGCGCAGTGCAACCAAGAAAGGCGTCTCCAGAAGTAAGGAAGATGACTCCTCTGAGGAAGACCCCGACGACATTCTGGATGCCTGCAGATTTCTCAACGAGTCCCTGCAGTGGCCGGTGAGGAGCCTGGAACAAACGTGCATGGTCGTGGAGGAACTGGTGATCAACCTGCTCGCCGCCTGCCAGGGCCTCCCCAGGAACAAGTTCATgccacagctgcagccagccaTTGCGGTGGGCAGCGCCTCCGGTCCCACTGAGTGTGACACCATCTACCGCCTGCTCGTGCCCCTGAACCCACCGCCCGGGCACGCCTTCCACCTGGAGCTGGGCACCGAAGGGGAGAGGCTGGCCAGGAACTCCTGCATCCGCGTGGAGCTGCAGTGCCTGTGCATACGGGAGCGGATGCTGGGCGACGTGCTGTGCTTCCTCCACCGTCCTCAGCACGAGCTGAAGAACCAGGACCCGAGCCTCCTGGACACCCTCTGCTGCGGCTCCTACTTGGATGTGCAGAAGACAGCGAAGTGGTtccaggagctggtggcagaAGCCTGGGAGGCTGTGCCTCAGTCAGCCCGGCTGAAGCTCACGATGCTGCCCTCCACCCGCTTCTGCAAGTTCAATCTCACCAAAGGCTCCAATAAAAGCCTCTCCATCGAGCTCATGCTTGGCGTGAAGCAGGACGACTCGGACACCTACCTGACCTTCGAGTAG